The following coding sequences are from one Campylobacter sp. RM16187 window:
- a CDS encoding 4Fe-4S dicluster domain-containing protein has protein sequence MNRRNFFKFSAVSAIGATVAEAKALSDKQIASIIDIDLCDSCAHETMPLCVKACKIKNEPIFPVPKEPIMDYWPQTKHEDYSKQKNNISRLTPYNFTYIEKLEVDGKTLHIPRRCMHCDHPPCQKICPFGVISKSKEGAVDIDKEFCVGGAKCRDACPWGVPQRQAGVGIYLKVMPKLAGGGVMFKCDMCKDLLEQNKKPSCEVACPKSAIKFGKRDEIFAIANEMKKTRFIYGMDENGGTSTIYVSSIDFNKIDSAISKKYENKPKMGIMDMKNHPNPMEKSQFLAAATLVTPLAAIGAASIAVIKSIKDKK, from the coding sequence ATGAATAGACGAAATTTCTTCAAATTTAGCGCTGTTTCTGCGATTGGAGCGACTGTCGCCGAGGCTAAAGCCTTGAGTGATAAACAAATAGCCAGCATAATTGATATAGATCTTTGCGACAGTTGCGCGCATGAGACTATGCCGCTATGTGTAAAGGCATGCAAGATCAAAAACGAGCCTATATTTCCCGTTCCAAAAGAGCCGATCATGGACTACTGGCCTCAAACTAAGCATGAGGACTACTCAAAACAAAAGAATAATATCTCAAGGCTTACTCCATATAACTTCACATATATAGAAAAGCTTGAAGTAGACGGCAAAACGCTTCATATCCCTAGACGCTGTATGCACTGCGATCATCCTCCCTGTCAAAAAATATGCCCTTTTGGCGTTATAAGTAAGAGTAAAGAGGGTGCAGTGGATATAGACAAAGAATTTTGCGTAGGCGGTGCAAAGTGTAGAGATGCTTGTCCGTGGGGAGTACCTCAAAGGCAAGCGGGAGTGGGAATATATTTAAAAGTTATGCCAAAATTAGCAGGCGGTGGAGTTATGTTTAAGTGCGATATGTGCAAGGATCTGCTAGAACAGAACAAAAAACCGTCATGTGAGGTCGCCTGTCCTAAAAGCGCTATAAAATTTGGAAAACGAGATGAAATTTTCGCCATTGCAAACGAGATGAAAAAAACTCGCTTTATATACGGCATGGACGAAAATGGTGGCACATCAACCATCTATGTAAGCTCTATTGATTTTAATAAAATTGATAGTGCGATATCCAAAAAATATGAGAACAAGCCAAAAATGGGAATAATGGATATGAAAAATCATCCAAATCCTATGGAAAAATCGCAATTTCTAGCAGCTGCGACTCTAGTAACTCCTCTTGCCGCGATAGGTGCTGCAAGTATAGCTGTCATTAAGAGTATAAAGGATAAAAAATGA
- a CDS encoding cytochrome b/b6 domain-containing protein, with amino-acid sequence MISNTNETKQKIKRQSLQNRVIHWGIAISIFGLIVTGILQMPVAKRYNITKIFEWSGEYYFTLSLHYIFSMALIFFAFYHVIYHAMKREFDIFPRRGDIKNSFLVIKAMIMGSDEPASDKYLPEQRIAYLGGVLIIALLIVTGMIKSYKNILGFDISNDLYLWAALLHNLGLILIILFIIAHLLAFVPKANRPLLSGMFSGKIDAKYAKHRHSLWKDIKDESNFS; translated from the coding sequence ATGATATCAAATACTAATGAAACAAAACAGAAAATAAAAAGACAAAGCCTGCAAAACCGCGTTATCCATTGGGGCATAGCTATAAGTATATTTGGACTGATAGTGACTGGAATTTTACAAATGCCGGTAGCAAAAAGATACAACATAACCAAAATTTTTGAGTGGAGCGGGGAGTATTATTTCACACTAAGCCTACACTATATATTCTCAATGGCGCTTATATTTTTTGCTTTTTATCACGTTATATATCATGCGATGAAGCGCGAATTTGATATATTTCCGAGAAGAGGAGATATCAAAAACAGCTTTCTTGTGATTAAAGCGATGATTATGGGTTCAGATGAGCCTGCAAGCGATAAGTATCTACCTGAACAGCGCATAGCATATCTTGGCGGAGTGCTTATAATAGCGCTTTTAATAGTTACAGGTATGATAAAATCGTATAAAAATATACTTGGATTTGATATCTCAAACGATCTTTACCTATGGGCAGCACTGCTTCACAATTTAGGGCTAATTTTAATAATTTTATTTATAATAGCTCATCTATTGGCTTTCGTTCCAAAAGCCAATCGCCCGCTTTTAAGCGGTATGTTTAGCGGTAAAATTGATGCAAAATACGCCAAACACAGACATAGCTTGTGGAAAGACATCAAAGACGAGTCTAATTTTTCTTAG
- a CDS encoding HdrB C-terminal domain-containing protein, translated as MLEVRIFRFNAKNDVLRYYKPYFFENYNFKNLQDLLEDIKKNDPYFDFEGVKFVKINGVVVSLDTSFDLILNRFKSTLIIEPLSTKRAVKDLIINDDDFMGKIKLFSKFYTKEDAKFYESLKPYFYAGFMSEFEPNFIGSSTIIFAKFLCEKYPDKKDKILAVVSDRKFGVWIAGDLKEWISWSDEIYKGALEFIKSNLKEPERKLPALSAEMKIEKLNFKHDFKDFIIASYGEISDDIRSLKAKFISTDSQKLPCGFELIGLNDELAFKLAGKILFDAFDSGADFLLVDNEQTFYMFDTLSNKLQKSIGRSLEKFYILRTAELVSLANGEIPTSIKNHKLKVRLV; from the coding sequence ATGCTTGAAGTGAGAATTTTTAGATTTAACGCCAAAAACGATGTGTTAAGATACTACAAACCATATTTTTTTGAAAACTACAACTTTAAAAACTTACAAGATTTACTAGAGGATATTAAAAAAAACGATCCGTATTTTGATTTTGAAGGGGTTAAATTTGTAAAGATAAACGGCGTGGTAGTTAGCCTAGATACTAGCTTTGATCTAATCTTAAACCGTTTTAAGAGCACTCTTATCATAGAGCCTTTAAGCACAAAAAGAGCGGTAAAAGATCTCATCATAAACGACGATGACTTTATGGGGAAAATCAAGCTGTTTAGTAAATTTTATACAAAAGAGGATGCTAAATTTTACGAGAGTCTAAAGCCATATTTTTATGCAGGATTTATGAGTGAATTTGAGCCAAATTTCATCGGCTCAAGCACGATAATATTTGCTAAATTTCTATGCGAAAAATATCCTGATAAAAAAGATAAAATTTTAGCCGTCGTAAGCGATAGGAAATTTGGCGTATGGATAGCGGGAGATTTAAAAGAGTGGATATCTTGGAGTGATGAAATTTACAAAGGGGCTTTAGAATTCATAAAATCAAATTTAAAAGAGCCCGAAAGAAAACTGCCTGCTCTGAGCGCTGAAATGAAAATAGAAAAACTAAATTTCAAACATGATTTTAAGGATTTTATAATCGCAAGCTACGGTGAAATTTCGGACGATATAAGAAGTCTAAAGGCGAAATTCATCAGCACCGATAGCCAAAAATTGCCTTGTGGATTTGAGTTGATCGGACTAAATGACGAACTTGCTTTTAAACTTGCCGGCAAAATTTTATTTGACGCGTTTGATAGCGGGGCTGATTTTTTACTGGTTGATAACGAGCAAACCTTTTATATGTTTGATACGCTTTCAAACAAACTGCAAAAATCAATCGGCAGAAGCTTAGAAAAATTTTATATCCTACGCACAGCCGAGCTTGTAAGCCTAGCAAACGGCGAAATTCCAACAAGCATAAAAAATCATAAGCTAAAAGTGAGATTAGTATAA
- a CDS encoding thiamine-phosphate kinase has protein sequence MDKEQLIINKFSNSFIGDDGAVAGKWVYSKDLFYENTHFKRSWLSLDEVSCKAMIVNISDAIVMNAVPKYALLGIGLPKEIKPAEISLLKSGIQKACDEFGLTIIGGDTISSDKIFISVTVVSRIYDKPIFRNGAKKGDFIAFTGRLGGSLKGLKALMNGGAVSRNSRFKRPILRDKFFYSASRFINSAMDISDGLGADLIKLCKSSGCAVKFIKQIPKNQMLSGEEYEVLFTFSKKNLHRIKNEAKKARVKINIFGKITKGRHKTHARQHHF, from the coding sequence ATGGATAAAGAACAGCTGATAATCAATAAATTTAGCAACTCATTTATAGGTGATGACGGTGCGGTTGCGGGAAAATGGGTCTATAGCAAGGATCTGTTTTACGAAAATACGCACTTTAAGAGATCTTGGCTTAGCCTTGATGAGGTTTCTTGCAAGGCGATGATCGTAAATATCTCAGACGCTATCGTTATGAATGCGGTTCCTAAATACGCGCTTTTGGGGATTGGACTTCCTAAGGAGATAAAGCCCGCTGAAATTTCTTTGCTTAAATCAGGTATCCAAAAGGCGTGCGATGAGTTTGGATTAACGATAATAGGCGGCGATACGATAAGTAGCGATAAGATCTTTATAAGCGTAACCGTTGTTTCAAGAATTTACGATAAGCCTATCTTTAGAAATGGTGCCAAAAAAGGCGATTTTATAGCATTTACGGGAAGGCTTGGAGGAAGCTTAAAGGGACTAAAGGCCTTGATGAACGGCGGAGCGGTAAGTAGAAATTCTCGCTTTAAAAGACCGATTTTAAGGGATAAATTCTTTTATTCGGCTAGCAGGTTTATAAATTCCGCTATGGATATTAGTGACGGGCTTGGTGCGGATTTGATTAAGCTTTGCAAGTCAAGCGGTTGTGCGGTAAAATTTATCAAGCAAATCCCTAAAAATCAAATGCTAAGCGGCGAAGAGTACGAAGTGCTTTTTACGTTTAGCAAAAAAAATCTGCACAGGATCAAAAACGAAGCCAAAAAAGCTCGCGTAAAAATAAATATTTTTGGAAAAATCACAAAAGGAAGACACAAAACCCATGCAAGACAACACCACTTTTAA
- a CDS encoding ABC transporter ATP-binding protein, whose product MISVKDLHVYYGLIEAVKGIDFEVKTGDIVSLIGSNGAGKTSTLNALLNSVKKTGEINFLGYDTRRHKTHTLVRHGIALVPEGRRVFINLTVDENLRMGAFNNDENYEHLRSQMYRLFPRLADKKQQLAGTLSGGEAQMLAISRALMSEPKLLMLDEPSLGLAPKIVGEVFNTIVRLKEEGITILLVEQNAFAALKISDYAYVLENGKIAMQGVAKDMVGNDEIRRKYLGA is encoded by the coding sequence ATGATTAGCGTTAAAGATTTGCACGTTTATTACGGACTTATAGAAGCTGTTAAGGGGATAGATTTTGAGGTTAAAACGGGCGATATCGTCTCTCTTATCGGCTCAAACGGTGCGGGTAAAACCTCTACCTTAAACGCGCTTTTAAACAGCGTTAAAAAGACAGGCGAGATAAATTTCTTGGGTTATGATACAAGAAGGCACAAGACTCATACTCTTGTTAGGCACGGCATAGCGCTGGTTCCTGAGGGCAGGAGGGTGTTTATAAATTTGACGGTTGATGAAAATTTGCGTATGGGCGCTTTTAATAACGACGAAAACTACGAGCACTTACGCTCTCAAATGTATAGACTATTTCCTCGTCTGGCTGATAAAAAGCAGCAACTTGCAGGCACTTTAAGCGGTGGAGAGGCGCAGATGCTGGCCATCTCACGTGCGCTAATGAGCGAGCCTAAGCTACTTATGCTTGATGAACCTAGCCTTGGACTTGCTCCAAAGATAGTAGGAGAGGTCTTTAATACTATAGTTAGGCTAAAAGAGGAGGGCATAACTATACTTTTAGTCGAGCAAAACGCCTTTGCAGCACTTAAGATAAGCGACTACGCATATGTGCTTGAAAACGGCAAGATCGCTATGCAAGGCGTTGCAAAAGATATGGTAGGCAACGATGAGATCAGGCGCAAATATCTTGGAGCTTAA
- a CDS encoding helicase IV, with translation MQIDLKTIVILILVLILIALLIRLSRKTKIKQTRYKSDSGDMVKSRAELIIANWLFYRGVKFIYEKKANTNQRVISDFYLVDYDVYIEFWGLETPAYLKRKKKKIKIYKKNRLKLIEMNDDSLRDLNQFFAKEFAKFGIRYANLAKQKSSV, from the coding sequence TTGCAAATAGACTTAAAAACTATCGTTATCTTAATACTTGTTTTAATCCTGATAGCTCTTTTAATAAGGCTTTCGCGAAAAACAAAGATCAAGCAAACTCGCTATAAAAGCGATAGTGGCGACATGGTAAAGAGTAGGGCGGAGCTTATAATAGCAAACTGGCTCTTTTATCGTGGAGTGAAATTTATCTACGAGAAAAAGGCCAATACAAATCAGCGAGTGATTAGCGATTTTTATCTGGTTGATTATGATGTTTATATCGAATTTTGGGGGCTTGAAACGCCCGCTTATCTTAAGCGCAAGAAAAAGAAGATTAAAATTTACAAGAAAAACCGCCTTAAGCTAATTGAAATGAATGACGATAGCCTAAGGGATTTGAATCAATTTTTTGCAAAGGAATTTGCTAAATTTGGCATTAGGTATGCGAATTTGGCAAAACAAAAGTCGAGTGTCTAA
- a CDS encoding ABC transporter ATP-binding protein, translated as MILELKNISKKFGGVTAINDTSFQVKESEIFGLIGPNGAGKTTIFNIITGNYEPSGGEVKFNGVTLNGKKPNVIVRHGIARTFQNIRLFSSMSVLENVLIGLDGHIKYSFIESILHMGRFHKEERIAREKAMDILNELNLSVYANEPATSLSYGVQRKVEIARAMATNPKLLLLDEPAAGMNPIETEDLAELIFMLREKYKLSILLIEHDMKFVNRLCERVLVLDYGKVIFEGKPSDAVRNEKVVSAYLGDFIQ; from the coding sequence ATGATTTTAGAGCTAAAAAATATCAGCAAGAAATTTGGCGGAGTAACTGCTATAAACGACACAAGCTTTCAAGTAAAGGAAAGTGAAATTTTTGGTCTTATAGGTCCAAACGGTGCGGGTAAAACGACTATATTTAACATCATCACGGGCAATTACGAACCAAGCGGCGGAGAGGTTAAATTTAACGGCGTTACGCTAAACGGCAAAAAGCCAAACGTTATCGTTAGGCACGGCATAGCAAGGACATTTCAAAATATTCGCCTTTTTAGCTCTATGAGCGTGCTTGAAAACGTCTTAATCGGACTTGACGGACATATAAAATATAGCTTTATCGAGAGTATTTTGCACATGGGACGCTTTCATAAAGAGGAGCGAATTGCACGCGAAAAAGCCATGGATATACTTAATGAGCTAAATTTAAGCGTTTATGCTAACGAGCCTGCTACAAGTTTAAGTTACGGGGTTCAAAGGAAAGTCGAGATAGCTAGAGCTATGGCGACAAATCCCAAGCTCTTGCTTCTGGATGAGCCTGCAGCGGGTATGAATCCTATAGAGACCGAAGATCTTGCCGAGCTTATCTTTATGCTTAGGGAAAAATACAAACTTAGCATTTTGCTTATAGAGCATGATATGAAATTTGTAAATCGCCTTTGCGAGCGCGTTTTGGTGCTTGATTACGGTAAGGTAATTTTTGAGGGTAAGCCAAGCGATGCCGTGCGTAACGAAAAGGTCGTATCTGCTTATTTGGGAGATTTTATTCAATGA
- the truD gene encoding tRNA pseudouridine(13) synthase TruD gives MQDNTTFKPLYALAHTPINAYFSKNSDDFVVREIPLYEFSGDGEHLIVEISKKDMTTQEALKALSDFTGVKIREFGYAGLKDRKGMTTQFISMPRKFEANLANFSHDKMKILNMNAHNNKLRIGHLKGNSFFIRLKKVLATDALKLEQAIKKLDEIGYPNYFGYQRFGKFGDNAASGFEILKHGTLNGKKLKNPKMSEFLISAYQSDLFNRWLSKRIEISRFADEFSAKELGEIYKFMSADEIGELKSQKQFFKLIRGEVLGHYPFGKYFLCEDLQSEVEKFNLKDRTSCGLIVGSRAYKSEGLAKKIEDEIFSKASEFEAKMSGSRRFAWSYLENVQYKYNPEKAHFGINFTLQKGSYATVVLEEILHKDIFE, from the coding sequence ATGCAAGACAACACCACTTTTAAGCCCTTATACGCACTCGCTCACACTCCTATAAATGCTTATTTCAGCAAGAATTCGGATGATTTTGTAGTGCGTGAAATACCGCTTTACGAATTTAGCGGAGACGGCGAGCATCTTATCGTTGAAATTTCCAAAAAAGATATGACGACACAAGAAGCTCTAAAGGCTTTAAGCGACTTTACGGGCGTTAAGATAAGAGAATTTGGCTATGCGGGGCTTAAGGATAGGAAGGGAATGACTACTCAATTTATCTCTATGCCGCGTAAATTTGAGGCGAATTTGGCAAATTTTAGCCACGATAAAATGAAAATTCTAAACATGAACGCTCATAACAATAAGCTAAGAATAGGTCATTTAAAGGGCAATAGTTTTTTTATCCGTCTTAAAAAGGTCCTTGCAACCGATGCTCTTAAGCTAGAGCAGGCTATTAAGAAGCTAGATGAGATCGGATATCCGAACTATTTTGGCTATCAGAGGTTTGGCAAATTTGGCGATAATGCAGCTAGTGGATTTGAAATTTTAAAGCACGGAACTCTAAACGGCAAAAAGCTTAAAAATCCAAAAATGAGCGAGTTTTTAATCTCCGCTTATCAAAGCGATCTTTTTAACCGCTGGCTTAGTAAGCGTATCGAAATTTCGCGATTTGCAGATGAATTTAGCGCAAAAGAGTTGGGTGAAATTTATAAATTTATGAGTGCGGACGAGATAGGAGAGTTAAAGAGTCAAAAACAGTTTTTTAAGCTAATTCGTGGCGAAGTTTTGGGGCATTATCCTTTTGGCAAGTATTTTTTGTGTGAGGATTTGCAAAGCGAGGTTGAGAAATTTAATCTCAAAGATAGAACCAGCTGCGGGCTTATCGTAGGAAGTAGGGCGTATAAAAGCGAGGGGCTTGCTAAAAAGATAGAGGATGAGATCTTTAGCAAGGCAAGTGAATTTGAAGCAAAAATGAGCGGAAGCAGGCGTTTTGCTTGGAGCTATCTTGAAAATGTTCAATATAAATACAATCCTGAAAAAGCGCATTTTGGCATAAATTTTACTTTGCAAAAGGGCTCTTATGCGACTGTGGTTTTGGAAGAAATTTTGCATAAGGATATTTTCGAATAA